AGGCGGGCCGCAACCTCGGCCCCGATCCCGTACGACAGCCAGCCTTCTTCGGCGATCACCGCCCGATTGGTCTTCTGGAAGGACTTCACGATCGGCCCCATGTCCAGCGGGCGCAAAGTGCGCAGGTCGATGACCTCGGCCTCGATTCCTTCCTTGGCCAGCTTCTCGGCCGCCTGCAGCGACACCTGCAGCATCTTGGAGTACGAGACGATCGTCACATCCTCTCCAGTCCGCTGGACCTTGGAGACGCCGATCGGCTCAGTGTAGTCTCCCTCCGGGACCTCGCCGCGCACCTGGTACAACGTGGCGTGCTCGATGAACAGCGTCGGCTGGCCGCTGCGGATGGCGGACTTGAGCAGGCCCTTGGCATCGGCCGGGGTTCCGGGGGCGATCACATTCAGGCCGGGAAAGTGGGCGAAGACCACGTCCGGGGTTTGTGAGTGGGTCGCGCCCAGCTGACGCCCTCCGCCGCCGACGGCGCGGATCACAACCGGTACGCTCATTTGTCCGCCGAACATAGGCCCGAGCTTGGCAGAATGGTTGACAATCTGGTCCATGGCCAGGAAGGCGAAGTTGATGGTCATCAGCTCGGCGACCGGTCGCAAACCGGCCAGGGCGGCTCCGTTAGCCGCTCCGACAATCACGCCCTCGGCAATCGGGGTGTCGCGCACCCGCTCCGGGCCGAAGTGATCGTAGAACCCCTTGGTGACCGCATAGGTGCCTCCCCACACGCCGACCTCTTCGCCCAGGATGAACACGCGGGGGTCGCGCTCCATCTCTTCCCAAAGCGCCTGTGAGATCCCTTCCCGCATTGTCAGCACGGCCATGGCTCACCTCACCTGCGCCTGGTATTCCGGGAAGACCAGTTCGGGCCCCGGCTCCGGGCTTTCCTCGGCGAACCGAATCGCGTCCGCCACTTCCTCTTCGGCACTGGACTCCAGGACCTCGAGTTCCTGGGCCTTGGCGGTCTTGCCTTCGATCAGATGTCGCCGGAAGACACCGATCGGGTCATCCTCCTGCCACTTCTTGATCTCATCGCTCGTGCGGTACCGCTCCGGGTCGCCCATCGAGTGGCCGCGGAACCGGTAGGTCGCGATCTCCAGCAGGTACGGCCCCTTGCCGCGCACCTGCTCCAGGGCGTTCTCCGCCGCCCGCCGCACTTCGAGCACATCCAT
This sequence is a window from Anaerolineales bacterium. Protein-coding genes within it:
- a CDS encoding alpha-ketoacid dehydrogenase subunit beta, whose protein sequence is MAVLTMREGISQALWEEMERDPRVFILGEEVGVWGGTYAVTKGFYDHFGPERVRDTPIAEGVIVGAANGAALAGLRPVAELMTINFAFLAMDQIVNHSAKLGPMFGGQMSVPVVIRAVGGGGRQLGATHSQTPDVVFAHFPGLNVIAPGTPADAKGLLKSAIRSGQPTLFIEHATLYQVRGEVPEGDYTEPIGVSKVQRTGEDVTIVSYSKMLQVSLQAAEKLAKEGIEAEVIDLRTLRPLDMGPIVKSFQKTNRAVIAEEGWLSYGIGAEVAARLYEQAFDYVDAPIRRVGQKEVALPYNRHLEQMALPQEDDVIAAVKAVL